One region of Skermanella mucosa genomic DNA includes:
- the hpnH gene encoding adenosyl-hopene transferase HpnH — protein MAVPLLQTAMVGAYVVGRHLRGVKRYPLVLMLEPLFRCNLACAGCGKIDYPDPLLNRRLSVEDCLEAARECGAPVVSIAGGEPLLHAEIDRIVDGLIAQRRFVYLCTNALLMEKRLDRFKPGPFFTWSVHLDGSRAEHDASVCQAGVYDRAVAAIREAKKRGFRVNINCTLFDGTDPVRVAAFFDEAMEAGIDGITVSPGYAYERAPDQAHFLTRRRTKQLFRDIFQAGRGRRWAFNQSSLFLDFLAGNQSYRCSPWGNPTRNVFGWQRPCYLLGEGYATTWRELMDETDWDAYGTGNYEKCADCMVHSGYEATAVADSVRNPLKAFRVARHGVRTDGGMAPEIPLDRQRPAEYVFSRHVEKALEETGPKR, from the coding sequence ATGGCAGTCCCCCTGCTCCAAACCGCGATGGTCGGCGCCTATGTCGTCGGCCGCCACCTGCGCGGCGTCAAGCGGTACCCGCTGGTGCTGATGCTGGAGCCGCTGTTCCGCTGCAATCTCGCCTGCGCCGGCTGCGGCAAGATCGACTATCCCGACCCGCTGCTCAACCGCCGCCTCAGCGTGGAAGACTGCCTGGAGGCGGCGCGCGAATGCGGCGCGCCGGTCGTCTCGATCGCCGGCGGCGAGCCGCTGCTCCACGCCGAGATCGACCGGATCGTGGACGGGCTGATCGCCCAGCGGCGCTTCGTCTATCTCTGCACCAACGCGCTGCTGATGGAAAAGCGGCTGGACCGCTTCAAGCCCGGCCCCTTCTTCACCTGGTCGGTCCATCTCGACGGCAGCCGGGCCGAGCACGACGCCTCGGTCTGCCAGGCCGGCGTCTACGACCGCGCCGTCGCGGCGATCCGGGAGGCCAAGAAGCGCGGCTTCCGCGTCAACATCAACTGCACCCTGTTCGACGGCACCGATCCCGTGCGGGTCGCCGCCTTCTTCGACGAGGCCATGGAAGCCGGCATCGACGGCATCACGGTCTCGCCCGGATACGCCTACGAGCGAGCACCCGACCAGGCCCATTTCCTGACCCGCCGGCGCACCAAGCAGCTCTTCCGCGACATCTTCCAGGCAGGGCGGGGCAGGCGCTGGGCGTTCAACCAGTCGTCCCTGTTCCTGGACTTCCTGGCCGGCAACCAGAGCTACCGGTGCAGCCCCTGGGGCAACCCGACCCGCAACGTCTTCGGCTGGCAGCGCCCCTGCTACCTGCTCGGGGAAGGCTACGCCACGACCTGGCGCGAGCTGATGGATGAAACCGACTGGGACGCCTACGGCACCGGCAACTACGAGAAATGCGCCGACTGCATGGTCCACAGCGGCTACGAGGCGACCGCCGTCGCCGACTCCGTCCGCAATCCTCTGAAGGCGTTCCGCGTCGCCCGTCACGGCGTCCGCACAGACGGCGGCATGGCCCCGGAAATCCCCCTCGACCGCCAGCGCCCGGCCGAATACGTCTTCTCCCGCCACGTCGAGAAGGCGCTGGAGGAGACCGGCCCGAAGCGCTGA
- a CDS encoding flavin monoamine oxidase family protein produces MPFSEVDVVVVGAGAAGLAAARELGRRGISAVVIEARGRLGGRAHTVLSDGGHPADLGCGWLHSADRNPWCGIAEGLGLEIDRTPPDWGQGAVGRRLGREAMADWAEAMARLWDLIDRVGDGGPDGGPDRSVADLLPAGDRWLPRFEAVIGYISGAEPGALSAVDLMRYADTGVNWRVASGYGTLVARAGAGVPVSLDTPVTSIDMTGPRVVLTTPKGELCGRAVILTVPPPLLDGEAIRFTPPLPPEKTEAARALPMGHVAKLFLELAEGSGRPWDLEPDTQVPGALDRARTGLYHLEPLGRPLVEAYYGGALALDLERAGAGAMEDFAVGELCGLFGSSVRRQLKPVAASAWAADPWSRGAYSYAVPGGADRRADLVLPIDGRLFFAGEACSRGSYSTAHGAYLTGIDAAVAAAAVIRPDGSRP; encoded by the coding sequence ATGCCGTTCAGCGAAGTGGATGTGGTGGTGGTCGGCGCCGGGGCCGCCGGCCTGGCGGCGGCGCGTGAACTGGGCCGCCGGGGGATCTCGGCGGTGGTGATCGAGGCGCGCGGCCGGCTGGGAGGCCGCGCCCACACCGTCCTGTCCGACGGCGGCCATCCCGCCGACCTGGGCTGCGGCTGGCTGCATTCCGCCGACCGAAACCCGTGGTGCGGGATCGCCGAGGGGCTGGGGCTGGAGATCGACCGCACCCCGCCGGACTGGGGCCAGGGCGCCGTCGGGCGCCGGCTGGGCCGGGAGGCCATGGCCGACTGGGCGGAGGCGATGGCACGGCTCTGGGACCTGATCGACCGCGTCGGCGATGGCGGACCCGATGGTGGCCCGGACCGCAGCGTCGCCGACCTGCTGCCCGCCGGGGACCGTTGGCTGCCCCGCTTCGAGGCGGTCATCGGCTATATCTCCGGCGCCGAGCCGGGGGCGCTGTCGGCGGTGGACCTGATGCGCTACGCCGATACCGGCGTCAATTGGCGGGTGGCGTCGGGCTACGGCACGCTGGTGGCGCGGGCCGGGGCCGGCGTCCCGGTTTCGCTCGACACGCCGGTGACGTCGATAGACATGACCGGGCCGCGGGTCGTGCTGACCACGCCCAAGGGCGAGCTGTGCGGGCGGGCCGTGATCCTGACCGTCCCGCCCCCGCTGCTGGACGGCGAGGCGATCCGCTTCACGCCGCCGCTGCCGCCGGAAAAGACCGAGGCGGCCCGCGCCCTGCCCATGGGCCATGTGGCGAAGCTGTTCCTGGAACTCGCCGAGGGGAGCGGCCGACCCTGGGACCTGGAGCCCGACACGCAGGTGCCCGGCGCCCTGGACCGCGCGCGGACCGGGCTGTACCACCTGGAGCCGCTCGGCCGGCCGCTGGTCGAGGCCTATTACGGCGGCGCCCTGGCGCTCGACCTGGAGCGCGCCGGCGCCGGGGCGATGGAGGATTTCGCGGTCGGGGAGCTGTGCGGCCTGTTCGGATCCTCGGTCCGCCGGCAGCTGAAGCCGGTGGCGGCGTCGGCCTGGGCGGCGGACCCGTGGTCGCGGGGCGCCTATTCCTACGCGGTGCCGGGCGGCGCCGACCGCCGCGCCGACCTCGTGCTGCCGATCGACGGGCGCCTGTTCTTCGCGGGGGAGGCCTGCTCGCGGGGGTCCTACTCCACCGCGCACGGCGCCTACCTCACCGGCATCGACGCCGCCGTGGCGGCGGCCGCCGTCATTCGGCCGGACGGATCACGCCCTTGA
- the shc gene encoding squalene--hopene cyclase: MLLPRTGSDPEGLGSIDFSAEGTVDQTLGLDEAVTAAEAALGRLQQPDGHWVFPLEADATIPAEHILLQHFLDEIDPEVEAGLAAFIRRRQGEDGGWPLFHGGAMDVSCSVKAYFALKAAGDAPDAPHMRRARDAILAHGGAARCNVFTRILLALFGQIPWRGVPAMPVEILNLPAWSPIHISRISYWSRTVVVPLLVVMAHKPRARNPRGVGVPELFTVPADRVADWHSAPDDTALARLFRGLDSFLMLIEPRLPKTGRRTAIQRAVSFVTERLNGEDGLGAIFPAMVNAILMYDCLGYPIDHPDAATARRAMDKLLLRRGDEILCQPCLSPVWDTSLACHALAEAGSPAARAMALRAAHWLADRQVLDCQGDWSWRRPGVRPGGWPFQYANPHYPDTDDTAVVVMALDRCEAELFTTAIDRGREWIEGLQSTNGGWGAFDADNNSHYLNYIPFADHGALLDPPTVDVTARCIGMLAQLGLDRDHPAVATGIDFIRREQEPNGSWFGRWGTNYIYGTWSALCGLNAAGIRADDPMVRRAAEWLASRQNPDGGWGEGGVSYWPDRIAEDRCPSTASQTAWALLGLMAAGEVRSTAVARGVRYLLDTRNAEGLWDEEDFTAVGFPRVFYLRYHGYAAIFPLWALARYRGLIQERRTTVPWGL; this comes from the coding sequence ATGCTTCTCCCGCGGACGGGCAGTGATCCCGAAGGCCTCGGTTCCATAGACTTTTCGGCCGAGGGGACGGTTGATCAGACCCTTGGCCTCGACGAGGCGGTGACCGCGGCGGAGGCCGCCCTCGGACGGCTCCAGCAGCCGGACGGGCACTGGGTCTTCCCGCTCGAAGCGGATGCCACGATCCCGGCCGAGCATATCCTGCTCCAGCATTTCCTGGACGAGATCGACCCGGAGGTGGAGGCCGGGCTGGCGGCCTTCATCCGTCGCCGCCAGGGCGAGGACGGCGGCTGGCCGCTGTTCCACGGCGGCGCCATGGACGTGAGCTGCTCGGTGAAAGCCTATTTCGCGCTGAAGGCGGCCGGCGACGCGCCCGACGCGCCGCACATGAGGCGGGCGCGGGACGCGATCCTGGCGCATGGCGGCGCCGCCCGCTGCAACGTCTTCACCCGCATCCTGCTGGCGCTGTTCGGCCAGATCCCGTGGCGCGGGGTGCCGGCCATGCCGGTCGAGATCCTGAACCTGCCGGCCTGGTCGCCGATCCACATCTCCCGGATCTCCTACTGGTCGCGGACCGTGGTCGTGCCACTGCTGGTCGTGATGGCGCACAAGCCGAGGGCGCGCAACCCGCGCGGCGTCGGGGTCCCGGAGCTGTTCACGGTGCCGGCCGACCGGGTCGCGGATTGGCATTCGGCGCCCGACGACACGGCGCTGGCCCGGCTGTTCCGCGGGCTGGACAGCTTCCTGATGCTGATCGAGCCGCGCCTGCCCAAGACCGGCCGGCGGACCGCGATCCAGCGCGCCGTGAGCTTCGTGACCGAGCGGCTGAACGGCGAGGACGGGCTGGGCGCGATCTTCCCGGCGATGGTCAACGCGATCCTGATGTATGACTGCCTGGGCTATCCCATCGACCATCCCGACGCGGCGACGGCCCGCCGGGCCATGGACAAGCTGCTGCTGCGCCGGGGCGACGAGATCCTGTGCCAGCCCTGCCTGTCGCCGGTCTGGGACACCTCGCTGGCCTGCCACGCGCTGGCGGAGGCCGGCAGCCCGGCGGCGCGGGCCATGGCCCTGCGGGCGGCCCATTGGCTGGCCGACCGGCAGGTGCTGGACTGCCAGGGCGATTGGAGCTGGCGCCGGCCGGGGGTGCGGCCGGGCGGTTGGCCGTTCCAGTACGCCAACCCCCACTATCCCGACACCGACGACACCGCCGTGGTCGTGATGGCGCTGGACCGGTGCGAGGCGGAGCTGTTCACCACGGCGATCGACCGCGGGCGCGAGTGGATCGAGGGGCTTCAGAGCACCAACGGCGGCTGGGGCGCGTTCGACGCCGACAACAACAGCCATTACCTGAACTACATCCCCTTCGCCGACCACGGCGCCCTGCTGGACCCGCCGACGGTGGACGTGACGGCGCGCTGCATCGGGATGCTGGCCCAGCTCGGGCTCGACCGGGACCACCCGGCCGTCGCGACCGGGATCGACTTCATCCGGCGGGAGCAGGAACCGAACGGCTCCTGGTTCGGCCGCTGGGGCACCAACTATATCTACGGCACCTGGTCGGCCCTGTGCGGGTTGAACGCGGCCGGCATCCGGGCGGACGATCCGATGGTGCGGCGGGCGGCCGAATGGCTGGCGTCCCGCCAGAACCCGGACGGCGGCTGGGGCGAAGGCGGGGTTTCCTACTGGCCCGACCGCATCGCCGAGGACAGGTGCCCGAGCACGGCGTCGCAGACGGCCTGGGCGCTGCTCGGCCTGATGGCGGCGGGCGAGGTGCGGAGCACGGCGGTGGCGCGGGGTGTCCGCTACCTGCTCGACACCCGCAACGCCGAGGGGCTGTGGGACGAGGAGGACTTCACGGCGGTCGGCTTCCCGCGGGTCTTCTACCTGCGCTATCATGGCTATGCCGCGATCTTCCCGCTGTGGGCGCTGGCCCGTTACCGCGGCCTGATCCAGGAACGCCGCACGACGGTGCCCTGGGGGCTGTGA
- a CDS encoding terminase small subunit, with amino-acid sequence MLDHQSPTQAASVPPVIVLTPRQEAFCQAMACGVGGAEAARQAGYSPKGAKQRAAVLMGQPEIRVRIDQLRTDRRDVHKSALDRAAELVETIAGEALERKSLGLAMRAVELGLKLRGVIQDKRIPHHYLGGDRPHPDADLENLDCPPEDADYPEAAQPPAPEAAKPAGKPAVPPAAKRNSDLSARKTVTSPKTAALFGSTSLSAPVPPLRVPAVA; translated from the coding sequence ATGCTCGACCACCAATCCCCCACGCAAGCCGCATCCGTCCCGCCCGTGATCGTCCTGACCCCGCGCCAGGAAGCCTTCTGCCAAGCCATGGCCTGCGGCGTCGGCGGGGCGGAGGCGGCGCGGCAGGCGGGGTACTCGCCCAAGGGGGCCAAGCAGCGTGCCGCCGTGCTGATGGGCCAGCCGGAAATCCGCGTCCGCATCGACCAGCTCCGCACCGACCGGCGGGACGTCCACAAGTCCGCCCTGGACCGCGCCGCCGAACTGGTGGAGACCATCGCGGGGGAGGCGCTGGAGCGCAAGAGCCTCGGGCTGGCGATGCGCGCGGTGGAGCTTGGCCTGAAGCTCCGCGGCGTGATCCAGGACAAGCGCATCCCGCACCATTACCTGGGCGGCGACAGGCCGCACCCCGACGCCGACCTGGAGAACCTGGACTGTCCCCCGGAAGATGCCGATTACCCCGAGGCCGCGCAGCCGCCCGCGCCGGAGGCGGCGAAACCCGCCGGCAAGCCCGCCGTCCCGCCGGCCGCCAAGCGGAATAGTGACCTTTCGGCCCGAAAAACAGTGACCTCCCCCAAGACGGCGGCCCTGTTCGGCTCCACCTCCCTCTCGGCGCCGGTGCCGCCCCTCCGGGTGCCGGCCGTCGCCTGA
- a CDS encoding RbsD/FucU family protein has translation MLKTIDPLLNGALLQILADMGHGDELAIVDANYPAAANARRLVRLDGITATATLKAVLSLLPLDDFVETPAAVMTPGTEWPPILDEFQALADQAEGREVEILGMDRFAFYERARGAYAVIATGERRLYGNIILVKGVIRPAE, from the coding sequence ATGCTGAAGACAATCGATCCGCTGCTCAACGGAGCGCTGCTCCAGATCCTCGCCGATATGGGGCACGGCGACGAACTCGCCATCGTCGACGCGAATTATCCCGCGGCGGCCAACGCCAGGCGGCTGGTCCGGCTGGACGGCATCACGGCCACCGCGACGCTCAAGGCGGTGCTGTCGCTGCTGCCGCTCGACGACTTCGTCGAGACGCCGGCCGCCGTCATGACTCCCGGAACCGAGTGGCCGCCGATCCTGGACGAGTTCCAGGCGCTGGCCGACCAAGCGGAGGGCAGGGAGGTCGAGATCCTGGGGATGGACCGCTTCGCCTTCTACGAACGGGCGCGCGGCGCCTATGCCGTGATCGCCACCGGCGAACGGCGGCTCTACGGCAACATCATCCTGGTCAAGGGCGTGATCCGTCCGGCCGAATGA
- the ispH gene encoding 4-hydroxy-3-methylbut-2-enyl diphosphate reductase: MQVILAQPRGFCAGVERAIEIVERALALYGPPVYVRHEIVHNGHVVERLRAKGVRFVDEVDEVPPGGVTIFSAHGVSTSVDEAARARGLHIIDATCPLVARVHLEGARYSRQGRDVVLIGHAGHAEVEGTLGRLKGPVHLVGSVEDVAGLEVSDPGRVAYITQTTLSIDDTRSIIEALKARFPAIVGPDTNDICYATQNRQRAVLSLAPLVDLVLVVGAANSSNSNRLREIAQDAGVPAHLIDDASALDPAWLEGVSSVGVTAGASAPEDLVQEVLAALSRLTMLRVMTLPGIEETLRFRLPAELEAAGPGPLPRHRSDMPIRHEDLNRK; this comes from the coding sequence ATGCAGGTGATCCTGGCCCAGCCCCGCGGTTTCTGCGCCGGCGTCGAGCGGGCGATCGAGATCGTGGAACGGGCGCTCGCGCTCTACGGCCCTCCCGTCTATGTCCGGCACGAGATCGTCCACAACGGCCATGTGGTCGAACGGCTCAGGGCCAAGGGCGTGCGGTTCGTGGACGAGGTGGACGAGGTGCCGCCCGGCGGCGTCACGATCTTCAGCGCGCACGGCGTCTCGACCTCGGTGGACGAGGCGGCCCGGGCGCGCGGCCTCCACATCATCGACGCGACCTGCCCCCTGGTCGCCCGCGTCCACCTGGAAGGTGCCCGCTATTCCCGCCAGGGGCGGGACGTCGTGCTGATCGGCCATGCCGGCCATGCGGAGGTCGAGGGAACCCTGGGACGGCTCAAGGGGCCGGTCCATCTCGTCGGCTCGGTCGAGGATGTCGCCGGGCTTGAAGTCTCCGATCCCGGCCGGGTCGCCTATATCACCCAGACGACGCTCAGCATCGACGACACCCGAAGCATCATCGAGGCGCTCAAGGCCCGCTTCCCCGCCATCGTCGGCCCCGACACCAACGACATCTGCTACGCCACCCAGAACCGCCAGCGCGCCGTGCTGAGCCTTGCCCCGCTGGTCGACCTGGTGCTGGTGGTCGGGGCGGCGAACAGCTCCAACTCCAACCGGCTGCGCGAGATCGCCCAGGATGCCGGCGTCCCCGCCCACCTGATCGACGATGCCTCGGCGCTCGACCCGGCCTGGCTCGAGGGGGTATCCTCGGTCGGCGTCACGGCGGGCGCCTCGGCGCCGGAGGACCTGGTCCAGGAGGTGCTGGCCGCGCTGTCCCGGCTTACGATGCTGCGGGTCATGACGCTTCCCGGCATAGAGGAAACCCTGCGTTTCCGCCTGCCCGCCGAGCTGGAGGCGGCCGGCCCCGGCCCGCTCCCCCGGCATCGATCCGACATGCCGATCCGGCATGAAGACCTGAACAGGAAGTGA
- a CDS encoding aldo/keto reductase — MELETRKLGRTDVSLTAFGFGGTSLGNMYRAIDDEAAMAALDASFAAGVRYVDTAPLYGHGLSEHRVGGWLRRVRGENVVLSTKVGWRLFPARGEPTEAGLFMDVPPFRRGLDYSYDGVMRSFEDSLHRLGTDRVDIVFIHDADRRNQGDAFEQRFKEAMEGAYPALLKLREQGVVKAIGAGLNEWEACQRFAEAGDFDCFLLAGRYTLLDQESLDSFMPLCEKRGIGIVLGGPYNSGILATGPVEGAHYDYAPASPEILEKTRRIEEICRRHGVPLKAAALQFPLGHPVVASVIPGMGSPARIKENMDLLAHKIPSDLWAELRSDGLIRQDAPLP; from the coding sequence ATGGAACTGGAAACGCGAAAGCTCGGCCGCACGGATGTCTCGCTGACGGCGTTCGGATTCGGCGGGACCTCGCTCGGCAACATGTACCGGGCGATCGACGACGAGGCGGCGATGGCCGCCCTGGACGCCAGCTTCGCGGCGGGCGTGCGCTACGTGGACACGGCGCCGCTCTACGGCCACGGGTTGAGCGAGCACCGCGTCGGCGGCTGGCTGCGCCGGGTCCGCGGGGAGAACGTCGTGCTGTCCACCAAGGTCGGCTGGCGCCTGTTCCCGGCGCGCGGGGAACCGACCGAAGCGGGGCTGTTCATGGACGTGCCGCCGTTCCGCCGGGGGCTCGACTACAGCTATGACGGCGTGATGCGGTCGTTCGAGGACAGCCTGCATCGGCTGGGAACCGACCGGGTCGACATCGTCTTCATCCACGACGCCGACCGGCGCAACCAGGGCGACGCGTTCGAGCAGCGCTTCAAGGAGGCCATGGAGGGCGCCTATCCCGCCCTGCTGAAGCTGCGCGAGCAGGGCGTCGTCAAGGCGATCGGGGCCGGCCTGAACGAGTGGGAAGCCTGCCAGCGCTTCGCCGAGGCCGGCGACTTCGACTGCTTCCTGCTGGCCGGCCGCTACACCCTGCTGGACCAGGAGAGCCTGGACAGCTTCATGCCGCTCTGCGAGAAGCGCGGCATCGGGATCGTGCTGGGCGGGCCGTACAATTCCGGCATCCTGGCGACCGGCCCGGTCGAGGGCGCCCACTACGACTATGCCCCGGCCTCGCCCGAGATCCTGGAGAAGACCCGGCGGATCGAGGAGATCTGCCGCCGCCACGGGGTGCCGTTGAAGGCTGCGGCCCTTCAGTTCCCGCTGGGGCATCCGGTGGTTGCGTCGGTCATTCCCGGCATGGGCAGCCCGGCGCGGATCAAGGAAAACATGGATCTGCTCGCCCACAAAATTCCGTCCGACCTGTGGGCGGAATTGCGGTCTGACGGGTTGATCCGTCAGGACGCCCCGCTCCCCTGA